The Chitinophaga sp. H8 region TGCGGCAATGATATTTACCTGAACATCATAGAAAAAACACCGGCAGAAAGAGAAGCAGCGCTGAAGGAAGCCAAGCTGCACACCCTCCGTTTCCTCTATTACCTGCAAACGGTACTGGGCTACAAACATCTGGGTATTGCGGACGACGAATACCCTACTAAAGATAAACTGCCTTTTATTCCTTATCACCGCGAATCCCGCCGGGTAGTAGGACAGGTTACCTTTACCGTGAATCATGTGGCGAAGCCATATGACCAGCCGGATGCATTTTACCGTACGGGTATTGCTGTAGGGGATTATCCCATTGATCACCATCACCTGAAAAATACTGCTGCACCGCAGATCGATTTTGTGAAGATCCGCGTGCCTTCCTATAATATACCGCTGGGGTCTTTAGTACCTAAAGGTGTATCCGGATTGATCGTAGCCGAAAAGAGCATCAGTGTATCCAATATTGTGAATGGCGCTACCCGCCTGCAACCGGTAGTACTGGGTATTGGTCAGGCAGCAGGTGCACTCGCTGCGGTGAGCCTGAAAAACCAGCAACAGCCGGAGCAGGTAAATATCCGGGAAGTACAGGCTGCATTACTGCAATCCAAAGCTTACCTCATGCCTTTTATGGATGTAGCTGTAACTGATCCGCAGTTTGCAGCTATTCAGCGTGTGGGCGCTACCGGTATTATGAAAGGTACAGGAGTACCTTACAGGTGGGCCAACCAAACCTGGTTTTACCCGGAACAGCCCATGAGTCAGTATGAACTGGTGAGCGGGCTGGCAGGCTACTATCCGGCGTTAAAAACATACCTGGGTGGTTCTGGCGAAATGCTCACCCCAAAAAGCTTTGTAGAAATTATGGAAGTGATCAAACAACCCGTTACGCTGGCACAACTACAGGCCAGTTGGGGAACACTTTCTCCAAATAGTTCATGGAATGAAAATGGAACACTACCACGCCGCACACTGGCTGTCATGCTGGACCATTACCTGCATCCTTTTGAAAAGCAGGTAGATTTTAACGGAAATCTGAAAAACTAAAAGCTATCACATCATTAACATTTTCAAACCAATCTGGATCACTTATGAAATACGTGTGTACCAAAATGAGGCAAAGCAAATGGATCTGGTTGTTATTGCTGGCAATAACTTCCTTCCAGTTTGCACAGGCGCAATCAAAAAATGTAACAGGTACTGTTACCGATGAAAAAGGGAATCCGATGCCGGGCGTTACTGTACAGGTTAAAGGTACATCGCAGGGCATGCAGACTGATGGAAACGGCGCATTTGGCCTGCAGATAAATACTGCAGAGGCTACGCTGATATTCAGTATGATGGGATATACCACGCAGGAAATCCCTGTCAAAGTACCTGCACAATTAAAAGTAAAGCTGGCAGAAACAGCCAGCGATCTGAATGAAGTAGTGGTAGTAGGTTATGGTACACAGAAGAAAGTGAACCTGACCGGGGCCTTATCCGTAGTAAAAGGAGAAGAACTCTCCAAACGGATGGTGGCTTCTACTTCCCTGGCTTTGCAAGGGGCTGCACCAGGTATCACCGTTACCCAGCAATCCGGTGCACCGGGTGCTGATGCGGGTACGATCCGTATCCGTGGTATCAGCAGTATGTTTGGTGGTAATAATCCGCTGGTATTGATCGACAATGTGGAGATGAGCCTGGATGCGATCGATGCCAACAATATTGAATCCATTACCGTACTGAAAGATGCGGCGGCAGCTTCTATTTATGGTTCCCGTGCTGCCAATGGGGTAGTGCTGGTAACTACTAAAAGAGGTACTCTGCAACCTTTATCAGTAGAATATAACGGGTATGCTTCCTGGCAGAATGCTACGAACCTGCCTAATAAAGTAAGTGCGCTGGAACACATGCAGATGTATGATGTGGCACTGAAAAATGTGGGTAAACCAGCTGCTTTTGAAAAGGCAATAGAAGATTACAAAACCCTGGGACCTGATAATTTTACCCGTTTTAATACCGACTGGAAAAAACAGGTATTGACCAACAGCGGTTTAATGCATAATCATAACGTGAGCCTGCGTATGGGTACAGATAAGATCCGGTTATTTGCTTCCGGTGCTTTACTGAACCAGCAAGGGCTGACTGCCAATACCGATTTCCGCCGTACCGATTTCCGTTTTAATACAGATATCAACCTGGCTAAAAATCTGACAGCTTCCATGGACCTGGTGATGAACAAATCCGAGCGCAACTGGCCGGGTATTGCTACTCCCGGTTTCCTGATCCGCCAGATGATCGGGTTGCCAGCTTATGTAGCTGGTAGATTTGATACCGGCGAATACGGCGAAGGCTGGGCCAACAGGAACCCCATTGCCCTGGCGGAAGCTTCCGGTTTCAATCGTAGTATCATTAATACACAGGTACTGACCGGTACCCTGAACTATAAGCCTATCCCGGGTATGGAATTATTGGCTACCTATAGTTCCAATAATATTAACCTGCATAACAAAAACATGCAGAAGCAGTATGATATATATGCCGGAGATGTTACTACCAACTCTTTAAAACTGATGACCAGGTATCCTGGTGATAATAGTCTGAGCGAATCCAGGGGAGAAACTAAACAATCTATTTTCCGTGCACAGGCCAGCTATGAAAAAACGCTGAGCCAGCATACCGTAAAAGTATTAGGTGGTTTTTCTGCAGAAGAGTATAAAGGAGATACCCTGTTGGGTTCCCGCCGGAATTTTAATAACCCGGATATGCCTTACCTGGGCGTAGGAGATGCCAATACCATGAGCAATAATGGTGTAGCAGCAGAGTGGGCTATGTTATCTTTCTACTCCAGGATCAACTATAGCTATAAGGACAAATACCTGCTTGAAGTAAATGGCCGTTGGGATGCTTCTTCCCGTTATGCTAAAGGTAACCGCTGGGGCTTTTTCCCTTCTGTATCTGCAGGATGGAGAATGTCGCAGGAAAACTTCTGGAGTGGTATTGCACCTGTAGTCAACGATGCTAAACTGAGAGCTTCCTACGGTAAACTGGGTACGCAGGGATTGGATAATTATTACCCTACTGTTTCTGCTTTCCTGCCAGGGTACAATTACTTTTTCAACAATGCTGTTAATTCAGGTTATGCAGTAACAGATGCCAGCAATCCTTTCCTGCAATGGGAAGAAGCTAACCAGTTTGATGCGGGGTTGGATCTATCCTTCCTGAACAGCAAACTGAGCGTTAGTGCGGATTATTACCACCGCCGTACTGCTAACACCATGCAGAAATTACCTATTCCTAAATTAACCGGTTTAAATGCTCCTTTTGTGAATGTGGGGGCAATGGAAAATAAAGGATGGGAACTGGCATTGGGCTGGAGAGACCGTGTAGGTGAATTTTCCTATGGTGCACAGTTTGCGCTGTCTGATGTGCGTAACAAGCTGATCAACCTGAATGGCCTGGATTATATGGAAGGGCTGACCATTAAAAGAGAAGGTTATCCTATTGATGCCTACTATGGTTATATCGCAGAAGGACTGTTCCAGAGCCAGGAAGAAATAGACAAGGCACCTACGCATTATACCAATACCAAACCTGGTGATATCCGTTATAAGGATGTGAGCGGGCCAGATGGTGTACCGGATGGTAAAATAGATGCTTTTGACCAGGTAGTATTGGGTAGCAATATCCCGCGCTATGAATATAGCCTGAACCTGAATGCTGGCTGGAAAGGTTTTGACCTGACCGTGTTTTTCCAGGGTGTGGGCAAAAGAGATAATTACTTGTCCGGTAACGGTGCATGGGCATTTTATTCTTCTGAATTCCAGGGTACTGCCTATGAGCAGCATAAAGATTACTGGACACCAGACAATCCGAATGCTTCTTACCCACGCTTAACAGTGGATATTGATAACAACCAGAAAAACTCCAGTTACTGGATGCGTTCCGGTGCTTACCTGCGCCTGAAGAACCTGGTGTTGGGTTATACTTTGCCAGAGTCAATTTTGAAAAGAGCAAAGATCAAATCATGGAGGGTATATGTAAGCGGGCAAAACCTGTTTACCGCAGATAATTTCTATCCTGGCTTTGATCCGGAGATCCGGAACTCTACAGGGGATTTTTATCCCATCATGAAAACCTACACTGTTGGTATGAACATTAAATTCTAAAGGACATGAGAAAAACGAATTTATATATATTAGGCATTTGCCTGTCAGCACTTGCATTTACTTCCTGTAAGGATTTCCTGGACAGAAGTCCGATTTCAACACCTACCACCGGTAGCTTTCTGAACACAGAAGGAGAGATGAACGGTGCACTGACCGGGTTATATCAATCTACTTACTGGAACTCCGGTTCCGTACCTTATCAGGTTACCTTTGACCACTGGACAGATTTTGGGGTAGAGCGTGCACCGGGTTTGGCAGCAGGTATCTATGATACATATGATGGTAATGTGGCCAACATCTGGAACTTTTCCTATGTAATGATCCAGCGCGCCAATACTTTACTGGACGGGATGGTAGTAGGTAAAAACAATGTAGCAGCGGACACGTATGAGCGTATCCGTGCAGAAGCCCGGACGTTGAGAGTGTTTGCTTATTTTCACCTGGTAAACATGTATGGAGATGTGCCATTGATCACCAAGGTATTAACACCAGCAGAGTATAAGCCTCTCAGAACACCCAAAGCAGAGGTGGTGAAGTTTATGCTGGACGAGCTGGATAGTTGCGCCAAGGTATTAAAATATGCTTCTCCGGATCGTGGCCGTTTAACCAAAGGCGTAGTATTGGGATTGAAAGCACGTATTGCTTTGTTTGACGGGCAGTATCAGGTAGCTGCAGAGGCAGCTGGCGAAGTGATCCGGGAAGGGGGTTATGGGTTAAACCCTAAATTCCAGGACCTGTTTACCCGCTCTGGTCAGACTGCCAATGCCGGTAAGGAGATCATGTTTGAACTGATGTTTGCAGATGCCGCTGCCAATTCACTGAACTACCTGGCATTAGGGCAAGGCTCCCGTAACCTGGGTGCACAGTCCGGTAAATTTCCGACACAAAGACTGGTGGATCTATTTGAAGATAAGGAAGGTAAACGTATAGACGAATCCACTATCTATGATCCTGCTCATCCATCCAGGAACCGTGATTCCCGTTTACGCTGGACCGTGATGATGACCGGAGATACCATCACCCTGTATGGCAGTGGCAATGCCCCCCGCCGTTGTGTATTTGATGTGTATAATACTCAGACCAATTTTTACAACTTTACCACCAATACCTGGGCTGCCGGTGATAACCAGGATCTATCCAGTCCTTATGGCCCGGCCAAAAGTGGGGTAGGTTACCTGTGGGCAAAATATACCTTTACCGATGAGGATATCACCAAGGCAAGGGTGAGCTGGATCTTCATGCGTTATGCTGAAATACTGCTGACGTATGCAGAAGCGAAGATTGAAATGGGACAGCTGGATGCTACAGTAACAGATGCGATCAACAAAGTACGTAACCGTTCCGGTATGCCGGATGTAGCTGCAGCAGTAGCAGGGGATGCAAATAAAATGCGTCAGCTGGTACGCCGGGAGCGTGGGGTGGAACTGGCACTGGAAGGATTCCGCTGGTTTGATATCCGCCGCTGGAAGATTGCTGAACTGGTGATGCCAGGTAAGGTATATGGTGCTGCCAAAACGCAGGCTGATCCACTGGGCAAACCTAACTTTAAAAAATCTGCTGTTACAGATCTGAACAACATTCCGGACTATACCAGCGAAGCGAATAAGATCATGAGTCGTGACGACCGGGCATTCCTGCCTCGTCATTACCTGTTCCCTATTCCTCAGCAGGAGCGTAACCTGAATGATAAACTGACCACCAACCCAGGTTGGGAATAATTGCTGCCAGGCTGGCTAAAGAAGGAATCCTTTAGCCAGCCTGGCATACTGATAAATTGAATTAGTCTTAAAAAGGAACGATGAGAAAAGTTGTCTGCCTGTTATTTAGTTGCCTGTTAGGTGGGATGTCTGCAGTAAATGCACAACATGCCCGTAAGCATATCCTGTGGTTTGATGCTACCGCTAATTTTCAAAGGTTTTCTGTGAAGGATTCCATCATCTATTACCTCGACAAATCAAAAGATGCCGGGATAACAGATGTGGTAGTGGATCTGAAACCTATTTCCGGAGAAGTATTGTATCCCAGCCGTATTGCACCGGTAATGAACGAATGGGCAGGTGTGAAGAAGGATGGCAGTTTTGATATGATGACCGTATTCATCGCGGAAGCGCATCAGCGCGGGATGAAGGTACATGCCTCTACCAATGTGTTTGTAGCAGGGCATAATCATATGGACCGTGGCGTGGTATATAGTGATCCTGCCAAAGCAAAATGGCAGACACTGAGTTATCTGCCGGAGGGGATGACACCAATTACACAACAGAAGAACAAGTATTCAGCTATGCTGAATCCGGCCCGTAAGGATGTACAGCAATACGAGTTGTCTATTCTGAAGGAGCTGGTGAAAATGTATCCGCAGATGGATGGCATTATCCTGGACAGGGTGCGGTATGATGGCATTACCGCTGATTTCTCTGATGAGTCCAGGAAGTTGTTTGAAAAATACAACAAAGCAAAAGTGAAAAACTGGCCTGCAGATATTTTCTCTTATGGTACTGGTGAAAAACCAGCCAGGGTAGAAGGGCCTTTATATAAAAAGTGGCTGGAATGGCGCACGAAAGTGATCCATGATTTTGTGTACGAAGCAAAGGCCGCACTGAAAAAAATCAATCCCCAGCTGAGCTATGGTGATTATACCGGTTCCTGGTATCCCACCTATTATGAGGTAGGCGTAAACTGGGCCAGCAAAACCTATGATCCTGCAAAGGATTACCCATGGGCTACAGACAAGTATCAGCAATATGCCTATGCAGAAGCGCTGGACCTGTTTACCACGGGCAACTATTATTATGAAGTAACCAAAGCAGAAGCAGCAGCTATCAATAACCAGAGTATTGAAAAACGTGGCGAAGCGGGGCAGGGAAAAGGGAAAGAAGATTTTTATACAGTAGAAGGCTCTGCCGAGCTGGTGAATAAACTGGTAAAAGGAAAAGCACCGGTGTATGCCGGTCTGTATGTAGACCAATACAAGGGCCATCCTGAGCAGTTTGTAAAAGCATTGAAAATGTGCCGTGCGCATTCTGATGGCGCCATGATCTTTGATATTGTTCACGTGATTAATATGGGTTGGTGGGATGAGTTAAAACGCGGCTTAAATGAATAGAAGCAACAGCCTGGACGCGCTTCGGGGATTTGCTATCCTTGCCATGGTATTATCCAGCAGCATTGCCTTTGGCATTTTGCCCGGCTGGATGTACCATGCGCAAACGCCGCCGCCGTCTAACAGCTACAATCCGGAGATACCCGGTATTACCTGGGTGGATCTGGTATTCCCTTTTTTCCTGTTCTCTATGGGGGCAGCCTTTCCACTGGCCCTGCAGCGTAAGGTAAAAGAAGGGGCGCCTGCCTTTGCAATATTTTCCCAGATCTTGCAGCGTTATCTGTTGCTTACATTCTTTGCCATCTTTACCGTGCATGCCCGTGCATGGGTGATGAGCCAGACACCCGGCGCCCTGGAGCAATTATTGTCCATAGGTTGTTTTGTGCTGTTGTGCCTGATGTATACCCGCTGGAAAGAGGGGAGCAGTAAACAACTGGCAGCAGGGGTAAAAGTACTGGCCTATGCACTGGCTATTGCCTTGCTGGCATTACTACCTTTTGCTTCCGGAAAAGGGTTTAGCCTGGACCGTAGTGATGTGATCATCATTGTATTGGGGAATATGGCTTTTTTCGGTTCCCTGATCTGGTGGGCCACCTGGGATCGTCCCTGGCTGCGGATAGGGATATTGCCTTTTGTTATGGCAGTGTTTCTGACAGGTAAATTGCCGGACACCTGGAATAACCTGGTGTTTAACTGGTCGCCTGTACCCTGGATGTATAAGTTCTATTATCTCAAATATTTGTTCATCATCATTCCCGGCACGTTTGCCGGTGAGTGGTTGCTGACACGCATGAAAGCAAAGGAGGAAGCGCCTGCAGCAGCTGGCAGTACAAAATGGCTGATCGTTGCGCTGATATGCGTAGCGTTATGCGTGGTAAACCTGGTGGGGCTTTATACACGTGCATTAAACGGAAACCTGCTTGCCTCTTTTGCTTTATGCGTGCCGCTGTTGCTACTGGTGCGTAAAATGGAAGCTAACAGTGATACGGCTTATTTCAGCAGATTATTACAGGCAGGTATTTACCTGTTATTATTGGGATTGTTTTTTGAAGCCTGGGAAGGAGGGATAAAAAAAGATCCTTCCACCTACAGCTATTATTTTGTTACCAGCGGACTGGCTTTTCTGGTAT contains the following coding sequences:
- a CDS encoding SusC/RagA family TonB-linked outer membrane protein, which produces MKYVCTKMRQSKWIWLLLLAITSFQFAQAQSKNVTGTVTDEKGNPMPGVTVQVKGTSQGMQTDGNGAFGLQINTAEATLIFSMMGYTTQEIPVKVPAQLKVKLAETASDLNEVVVVGYGTQKKVNLTGALSVVKGEELSKRMVASTSLALQGAAPGITVTQQSGAPGADAGTIRIRGISSMFGGNNPLVLIDNVEMSLDAIDANNIESITVLKDAAAASIYGSRAANGVVLVTTKRGTLQPLSVEYNGYASWQNATNLPNKVSALEHMQMYDVALKNVGKPAAFEKAIEDYKTLGPDNFTRFNTDWKKQVLTNSGLMHNHNVSLRMGTDKIRLFASGALLNQQGLTANTDFRRTDFRFNTDINLAKNLTASMDLVMNKSERNWPGIATPGFLIRQMIGLPAYVAGRFDTGEYGEGWANRNPIALAEASGFNRSIINTQVLTGTLNYKPIPGMELLATYSSNNINLHNKNMQKQYDIYAGDVTTNSLKLMTRYPGDNSLSESRGETKQSIFRAQASYEKTLSQHTVKVLGGFSAEEYKGDTLLGSRRNFNNPDMPYLGVGDANTMSNNGVAAEWAMLSFYSRINYSYKDKYLLEVNGRWDASSRYAKGNRWGFFPSVSAGWRMSQENFWSGIAPVVNDAKLRASYGKLGTQGLDNYYPTVSAFLPGYNYFFNNAVNSGYAVTDASNPFLQWEEANQFDAGLDLSFLNSKLSVSADYYHRRTANTMQKLPIPKLTGLNAPFVNVGAMENKGWELALGWRDRVGEFSYGAQFALSDVRNKLINLNGLDYMEGLTIKREGYPIDAYYGYIAEGLFQSQEEIDKAPTHYTNTKPGDIRYKDVSGPDGVPDGKIDAFDQVVLGSNIPRYEYSLNLNAGWKGFDLTVFFQGVGKRDNYLSGNGAWAFYSSEFQGTAYEQHKDYWTPDNPNASYPRLTVDIDNNQKNSSYWMRSGAYLRLKNLVLGYTLPESILKRAKIKSWRVYVSGQNLFTADNFYPGFDPEIRNSTGDFYPIMKTYTVGMNIKF
- a CDS encoding FAD-dependent oxidoreductase, producing the protein MGFLRHSRHLLIAMVCSLVGLQSFAQTIKTDLLIAGGGASGTTAAIQAARMGVQVTVVEQTPWLGGMLTAAGVTAIDGNHHMPGGLWGEFRQHLYDYYGGPQAVATGWVSNTLFEPSVANKIFKQMMAAEKNVQVLYDTRWESVKKVNDGWEMTVVQGKKRRTIQARLIIDATELGDVMAAAGAKYRIGMDARDEIGEAQAPEKANDIIQDLTYVVVLKDYGKGADKTIPKPAGYNPAEFDCCCDVSDPASFDSPKNNCFTMMQYGKLPNNKYMINWPKCGNDIYLNIIEKTPAEREAALKEAKLHTLRFLYYLQTVLGYKHLGIADDEYPTKDKLPFIPYHRESRRVVGQVTFTVNHVAKPYDQPDAFYRTGIAVGDYPIDHHHLKNTAAPQIDFVKIRVPSYNIPLGSLVPKGVSGLIVAEKSISVSNIVNGATRLQPVVLGIGQAAGALAAVSLKNQQQPEQVNIREVQAALLQSKAYLMPFMDVAVTDPQFAAIQRVGATGIMKGTGVPYRWANQTWFYPEQPMSQYELVSGLAGYYPALKTYLGGSGEMLTPKSFVEIMEVIKQPVTLAQLQASWGTLSPNSSWNENGTLPRRTLAVMLDHYLHPFEKQVDFNGNLKN
- a CDS encoding RagB/SusD family nutrient uptake outer membrane protein codes for the protein MRKTNLYILGICLSALAFTSCKDFLDRSPISTPTTGSFLNTEGEMNGALTGLYQSTYWNSGSVPYQVTFDHWTDFGVERAPGLAAGIYDTYDGNVANIWNFSYVMIQRANTLLDGMVVGKNNVAADTYERIRAEARTLRVFAYFHLVNMYGDVPLITKVLTPAEYKPLRTPKAEVVKFMLDELDSCAKVLKYASPDRGRLTKGVVLGLKARIALFDGQYQVAAEAAGEVIREGGYGLNPKFQDLFTRSGQTANAGKEIMFELMFADAAANSLNYLALGQGSRNLGAQSGKFPTQRLVDLFEDKEGKRIDESTIYDPAHPSRNRDSRLRWTVMMTGDTITLYGSGNAPRRCVFDVYNTQTNFYNFTTNTWAAGDNQDLSSPYGPAKSGVGYLWAKYTFTDEDITKARVSWIFMRYAEILLTYAEAKIEMGQLDATVTDAINKVRNRSGMPDVAAAVAGDANKMRQLVRRERGVELALEGFRWFDIRRWKIAELVMPGKVYGAAKTQADPLGKPNFKKSAVTDLNNIPDYTSEANKIMSRDDRAFLPRHYLFPIPQQERNLNDKLTTNPGWE
- a CDS encoding DUF5009 domain-containing protein, producing the protein MNRSNSLDALRGFAILAMVLSSSIAFGILPGWMYHAQTPPPSNSYNPEIPGITWVDLVFPFFLFSMGAAFPLALQRKVKEGAPAFAIFSQILQRYLLLTFFAIFTVHARAWVMSQTPGALEQLLSIGCFVLLCLMYTRWKEGSSKQLAAGVKVLAYALAIALLALLPFASGKGFSLDRSDVIIIVLGNMAFFGSLIWWATWDRPWLRIGILPFVMAVFLTGKLPDTWNNLVFNWSPVPWMYKFYYLKYLFIIIPGTFAGEWLLTRMKAKEEAPAAAGSTKWLIVALICVALCVVNLVGLYTRALNGNLLASFALCVPLLLLVRKMEANSDTAYFSRLLQAGIYLLLLGLFFEAWEGGIKKDPSTYSYYFVTSGLAFLVLLAFSILERYGYLKQLIHFLALNGKNPMVAYTAGNLLLLPVLKLTGVIAWYGKLQESVWGGYVSGILFTGVVSLITIFFVKRKWFWKT
- a CDS encoding alpha amylase family protein, giving the protein MRKVVCLLFSCLLGGMSAVNAQHARKHILWFDATANFQRFSVKDSIIYYLDKSKDAGITDVVVDLKPISGEVLYPSRIAPVMNEWAGVKKDGSFDMMTVFIAEAHQRGMKVHASTNVFVAGHNHMDRGVVYSDPAKAKWQTLSYLPEGMTPITQQKNKYSAMLNPARKDVQQYELSILKELVKMYPQMDGIILDRVRYDGITADFSDESRKLFEKYNKAKVKNWPADIFSYGTGEKPARVEGPLYKKWLEWRTKVIHDFVYEAKAALKKINPQLSYGDYTGSWYPTYYEVGVNWASKTYDPAKDYPWATDKYQQYAYAEALDLFTTGNYYYEVTKAEAAAINNQSIEKRGEAGQGKGKEDFYTVEGSAELVNKLVKGKAPVYAGLYVDQYKGHPEQFVKALKMCRAHSDGAMIFDIVHVINMGWWDELKRGLNE